The genomic DNA CCCTCAGGAAGGGGAACGAGCCAGTCGCCATTAACTCGCGCTTTCTCTGCCATGCCTCCCCAGTATGACTCTCCAACGCCCCAGCCAGTCAGTACCACTTTATCGCCGCGTTGGTAATCGGGATGTTGGCTATCCGCAACCGTGCCGGCAAAGTCGATACCTGGCACCATCGGGAATTGGCGAACAATCTTGCCTTTTCCGGTGATGGCCAAGCCGTCTTTATAATTCAAAGAGCTAAAATCGACATCGACAGTCACATTACCGTCTGGGAGTAAATCGTCATCGAGCGAGGTGATTTTCGCGAGGGTTTGCTTTTCGTGTTGTTCAAGGACAAGCGCGTTAAACATAGCATTCTCCCGGTTGAAGTCAGTGAGCGGCCATACTAGGCCGGATGAAGTTACCACCACTTGCGTTACATCAATCACTATGCGATTGCGAGCCGGATGACGCAAGCCAAAAAAAAGAGCGGACTCAGCCGCTCTTTGTCAATGATAGCTTCATCGTTAGACGCGTTCGAACACGGTGGCGATGCCTTGGCCTAGGCCAATACACATGGTTGCCAAGCCTATTGTCGCATCTTGACGCTCCATTTGATGTAGCAAGGTGGTCGAGATGCGTGCACCTGAACAACCTAGTGGGTGACCCAGCGCAATCGCACCACCGTTGAGGTTAACCTTGTCATCCACTTTGTCCATCAGGCCAAGATCTTTCACACAAGGCAGAGACTGGGCGGCAAATGCCTCATTGAGCTCGACCAAATCAATATCATCGATGCTCAGCCCAGCACGTTTGAGCGCTTTTTTAGTCGCAGGTACCGGGCCATAGCCCATAATCGACGGATCGCAACCCGCAACGCCCATGGCACGGATACGAGCACGGATAGGTAGTCCCAGGGCTTTAGCCTTTTCTTCGCTCATCACCAGCATGGCAGAGGCGCCATCTGATAATGCCGACGAAGAGCCCGCCGTGACCGTGCCATTGGCAGGGTCAAAGGCTGGACGCAGGCCAGCAAGGCTTTCTACGGTGGTTTCTGGACGAATCACTTCATCGTCTTCCACTAACGTTAATAAACCATCCGCATCGTGACCTTCAATGGGGGCTATCTCATCTTTGAAGCGTCCTTCCACGGTGGCCGCGTGCGCGCGAGCATGGGAGCGAGCGGCAAACTGGTCTTGCATTTCACGGCTAATGCCATGCATACGGCCGAGCATTTCAGCGGTGAGCCCCATCATGCCTGCCGCCTTGGCAACGGACTTTGACATCCCTGGGTGGAAGTCGACCCCATGGTTCATTGGAACATGACCCATGTGCTCAACCCCGCCAATGATGAAGGTATCACCGTCACCCACCATAATCGCGCGAGCCGCATCGTGCAGTGCCTGCATCGACGAACCACACAGGCGGTTGACGGTAGTCGCGCCCACACTATGTGGGATGCCAGCAAGGAGTGCCGCATTACGGGCAATGTTAAAGCCTTGCTCGAGTGTTTGCTGTACACAGCCCCAGTAAATGTCTTCAATGCTGGTGCTTTCTACCGCAGGGTTGCGTGCCAGCAGAGATTTCATCAGATGCGCGGATAGATCTTCAGCGCGGACGTTGCGAAATACACCGCCTTTCGAACGGCCCATGGGGGTACGGATACAGTCAACGATCACTACATTGTTCATTGTTCTCTCCTTAAACTTAGGCTGATTGCGGTGCGTTGACCGGTGTGACATCAAAGTAAGCCTGTTTATCGCCGGCACGACGTTTCATATCCGTAGGGACATGATACAAAGCGCCGAGGTCAGAGAATTTGTCTGCCATGGCGACGTAGTTATCAACACCTAAGGTATCGACATAACGGAAAGCGCCACCTCGGAATGGAGGGAAGCCAATGCCATACACCAAGGCGATGTCTGCCTCAGCCGGAGAGGCAATGATGTTTTCTTCCAAGCAGCGGGCGACTTCGTTGATCATCGGCACCATCATGCGCGCGATAATGTCTTCGTCACTGAGCTCTGCTTGACCCCCTTCAATCACGGGGGCGAGCAAAGCAGGGACTGCTTCGTCGGCTTCTTTTTTCGGCTTGCCTTTTTTATCTGTGGTGTAGCGGTAGAAACCTTTGCCGTTTTTCTGACCGAAGCGCTCGGCTTCAAACATCACATCAATAGCATCGCGGCCAGATTTGCTCATACGATCTGGGAAGCCTTCTGCCATCACTGCCTGAGCATGATGTGCGGTATCGATACCAACCACATCAAGCAGATACGCCGGGCCCATCGGCCAGCCAAATTGTTTTTCCATGATTTTGTCAATGCGTTGGAAGTCCACGCCGTCACGCAGTAGCAAGCTAAAGGCATGGAAGTAGGGGAACAATACGCGGTTGACGAAAAAGCCAGGGCAGTCGTTGACGACCACGGGCGATTTACCCATCTTGGCGGCGTAGGCCACGACGCGTGCAATGGTCTCATCAGAGGTTTTCTCGCCGCGGATAACTTCAACTAACGGCATGCGGTGAACCGGGTTAAAGAAGTGCATGCCACAGAAGTTTTCAGGGCGCGATAAAGACTCCGCCAGTGTATTGATAGGAATGGTCGAGGTGTTAGACGCAATTACCGTGTCGTCACTGACTAGCGCTTCGACTTCTTTGAGCACGCTGGTTTTCACTTTCGGGTTCTCGACCACGGCCTCGACGATCACGTCACTTTGTTCAATGCCCGCATAGTGAAGACTTGGGGTGATTGACGACAGCACTTGGCCCATTTTAAAACCATCGACACGACCACGCTCTAGCTGCTTATTCAGCAGCTTGGTTGCTTCTTTCATGCCGAGGTCGAGTGAGGCTTGAGCAATGTCTTTCATCATCACCGGCACGCCTTTAAGCGCCGATTGGTAGGCAATGCCACCTCCCATAATGCCTGCGCCGAGCACAGCTCCTCGCTGCGTATCTTTACCTTGTTTAGCCGCTTGCTTGGCGTTGCCTTTGATGACTTGATCATTAAGGAAAATACCCACCAAGGCTTGCGCGACATCGGTTTTAGCCAGCTTAACGAAGTAGCGGTTTTCGACCTTAAGCGCTTCATCGCGCGTCATCCCTGCGGCTTCTTCAATGGCCGTCACTGCGGTCATTGGTGCGGGGTAATGCTTGCCAGCGACCTGCGCCACCATACCTTTAGCCATGGTAAAGCTCATCGCCGCTTCGGTACGATTCAGACCTAAAGGTTGTTTTTTCTGTTGGCGACGACTCTGCCAATCAATTTTCTCGTCAATAGCTTGGCTAAGCATTCGAATCGCTGCGTCGCGAAGGTTGTCATTCTCGACGACCGCATCCACCAAGCCTTCTTTGAGGGCGGCAGAGGCACGTTTATCTTTCCCTGCCGTGATAATTTCCATCGCAGTATCCGCGCCGATAAGCCGTGGCAAGCGCACGGTGCCACCAAAGCCTGGCATGATGCCTAACTTAGTTTCAGGAAGGCCAATACGCGCATCCTTGCCCGCGACACGAAGATCCGTGGCGAGTATGCACTCACAACCACCGCCTAGTGCATGACCATTGATCGCGCTAAGGGTTGGGTAGGGTAAGTCTTCTAAACGATTGAAAATGGCATTGGCGCGAGATACCCAATCAGACAGTTCTTGGTCGGGTTTAGCGAACAGTCCGAGAAATTCAGTGATGTCGGCACCGACAATAAAGGCTGATTTGGCAGAGGTTAGCAACAGCCCCTTGATGTCATCGCGACCCGACAACGCATCGAGGGCTTGGTCTAAGCTTTCTAGCGTTGCCAAATCCAGTTTGTTGACAGAACCTTGGCTGTCTAAGGTCAGCTCTGCAATGCCGTTATCCAATGCACGAACTGAAAGGTTATCTCCTTGGTAGATCATGGTTGTTCTCCACGTTGGCAGTACCATCCTGGTTGAATAGTGTTCTGGTTAGACCAGATGCGACCTAGTGTGGATCATTGTTATAAGAAATGACAACCAAAAGTTAAACGAATGTTTAAAATATGTGGTATGGGTTGTTTTTACTGTGGCCGAGTCCCTGTCGTGCTTGGGGGAATATGGTACAGTGCGTCGCTGAGACACAAAGGTTGTAGCATTATGCCGATCACGCCCTATGCCGTGCCTGCCGAAACCGTGAGGCACGAGCTTGAAATAAAAAAAAGTCGGTTTATTACCTATCTTGCCCATACGCCTGGGGAAGAAGAGGCGAAGCAGTTTATTCAGTCGCTGCGAGAAACCTACCCTGATGCGCGTCATCACAGCTGGGCATTTGTTGCCGGTCGGCCTGAATCTTCCGTGCAATGGGGATGTGGTGATGACGGTGAGCCCGCGGGAACCGCAGGTAAGCCGATGCTTGCACAACTATCAGGCGCGAACGTTGGTGAGGTTTGTGCGGTGGTGGTGCGCTACTTTGGTGGGATTAAATTGGGTACTGGCGGGCTGGTAAAGGCTTATGGCAGTAGTGTGCAACAAGCCCTAGGCCTTTTGACCACGCGGGAAGTGGCAGTGACAGTCCCTTACACGATAAGCTGTGAATATGCTCACATTGACACGATAGAGTCATTGCTTAAGCAACATGATGGCGTTCAGCTCGATGCAGAATTCAGCCATAATGTGCGATTAAATGTGCGTATCGATGCGCGGTATATTGACGCTTTCCTCGATGCACTAAAAAATCAGACCCGCGGGCAAGCTCACGCGCACCCGTTGGACAATATTACCGTGTCAGGCTCCTAGCCTGCTAAACGTGTAACGACGAGACGGTAGTGAGAGGCTATCGCCGATAAGAGGGCCACGTCAGGCTATGCAATTTCGTTCCATTACCCGCATTGTCGGACTTCTGCTGGCCCTGTTCAGCATAACCATGCTTGCGCCTGCGCTGGTTGCATTTATCTATCGCGACGGTGCGGGGTATCCTTTTGTATTAACTTTTTTCCTCCTGCTAGCGGGTGGCGGGTTACTTTGGTTCCCTAATCGAAATTATCGCCATGAGCTTAAAGCACGTGATGGCTTTTTGATTGTTGTCTTGTTCTGGACGGTGATCGGTAGCGCCGGCTCGGTGCCGCTGATGTTATCGGAGCAACCCGATTTATCGGTCAGTGAAGCCTTTTTTGAATCTTTTTCTGGCTTAACCACAACGGGCGCAACCGTCATTGTGGGGCTGGACGAGCTCCCTAAAGCAATTCTTTTTTACCGCCAATTGCTTCAATGGTTCGGGGGGATGGGGATCATTGTGCTGGCAGTGGCTATCTTGCCTGTGCTTGGTATCGGGGGAATGCAGCTATATCGTGCGGAAATCCCTGGTCCTGTCAAAGATACCAAGATGACACCGCGAATAGCCGAGACAGCCAAGGTGCTTTGGTACATTTATCTCACCTTGACCGTGAGCTGTGCGCTGGCCTATTGGCTTGCGGGTATGTCTGCGTTCGATGCCATCGGGCATAGCTTTTCAACCGTCGCGATTGGGGGGTTCTCAACCCATGATGCCAGCATTGGTCACTTTGATAGCACTGCCGTTAATCTTATCACCGTGGTCTTTTTACTGATCTCTGCATGTAACTTTTCTCTCCATTTCGCGGCCTTTGCCAATAATGGACTTAACCTAAAGTTCTACTTGCGAGACCCTGAATTTCGCGCATTTTTAGTGATTCAGTTCCTACTATGGCTGGTCGTCTTTACCATGCTTAGTGGGCATCAAGTTTATGATAGCGCCACAGAAACCTTCACTCAGGCGTTATTTCAGTCGGTATCTATATCAACGACCGCGGGCTATACCACTACCACGTTTGCTCACTGGCCGTTGTTCCTCCCTGTTTTACTCTTGTTCTCATCGTTCATTGGCGGTTGCGCGGGCTCGACCGGTGGCGGGATGAAGGTGATTCGCATCCTGTTGTTGTCACTGCAAGGGACACGTGAGCTCAAACGCCTGGTGCACCCTCGCGCGGTATACACCATTAAAGTGGGCAATAAGGCGCTAAGGCAGCAAGTGGTCGATGCCGTATGGGGATTCTTTTCCGCCTACGCATTAGTGTTTGTCATTTGTATGTTGGCACTTATTGCGACAGGCATTGAAGAACTTACAGCTTTTTCGGCCGTTGCTGCGACCCTCAATAATTTGGGGCCAGGGCTGGGCGAAGTGGCGGGTCATTTTGGTGATATTAATGACACAGCGAAGTGGGTATTGATCCTTGCGATGTTGTTTGGCCGTTTAGAGATATTTACGTTATTGGTTTTATTTACGCCCACATTCTGGCGTAGCTAGCCGTATGGGGAAGGAGAGGAAATGAGCGAGCAAACTGACGCAGTGCAGAAAGTCTTGTTGCTACATTCTAGCCGAGAAGGGCAGACCAAGAAGATTTTACATTTTATCGAGAAGCAGCTTGGTACGTCGGCGCAGTGTGAGATCAAGGATATTCATCAGCTTCCTTCAGTGGATTTGACAAAGTACGACCGGGTCTTGATAGGCGCATCTATTCGTTATGGCCACT from Salinivibrio kushneri includes the following:
- a CDS encoding TrkH family potassium uptake protein; translated protein: MQFRSITRIVGLLLALFSITMLAPALVAFIYRDGAGYPFVLTFFLLLAGGGLLWFPNRNYRHELKARDGFLIVVLFWTVIGSAGSVPLMLSEQPDLSVSEAFFESFSGLTTTGATVIVGLDELPKAILFYRQLLQWFGGMGIIVLAVAILPVLGIGGMQLYRAEIPGPVKDTKMTPRIAETAKVLWYIYLTLTVSCALAYWLAGMSAFDAIGHSFSTVAIGGFSTHDASIGHFDSTAVNLITVVFLLISACNFSLHFAAFANNGLNLKFYLRDPEFRAFLVIQFLLWLVVFTMLSGHQVYDSATETFTQALFQSVSISTTAGYTTTTFAHWPLFLPVLLLFSSFIGGCAGSTGGGMKVIRILLLSLQGTRELKRLVHPRAVYTIKVGNKALRQQVVDAVWGFFSAYALVFVICMLALIATGIEELTAFSAVAATLNNLGPGLGEVAGHFGDINDTAKWVLILAMLFGRLEIFTLLVLFTPTFWRS
- the fadB gene encoding fatty acid oxidation complex subunit alpha FadB, translating into MIYQGDNLSVRALDNGIAELTLDSQGSVNKLDLATLESLDQALDALSGRDDIKGLLLTSAKSAFIVGADITEFLGLFAKPDQELSDWVSRANAIFNRLEDLPYPTLSAINGHALGGGCECILATDLRVAGKDARIGLPETKLGIMPGFGGTVRLPRLIGADTAMEIITAGKDKRASAALKEGLVDAVVENDNLRDAAIRMLSQAIDEKIDWQSRRQQKKQPLGLNRTEAAMSFTMAKGMVAQVAGKHYPAPMTAVTAIEEAAGMTRDEALKVENRYFVKLAKTDVAQALVGIFLNDQVIKGNAKQAAKQGKDTQRGAVLGAGIMGGGIAYQSALKGVPVMMKDIAQASLDLGMKEATKLLNKQLERGRVDGFKMGQVLSSITPSLHYAGIEQSDVIVEAVVENPKVKTSVLKEVEALVSDDTVIASNTSTIPINTLAESLSRPENFCGMHFFNPVHRMPLVEVIRGEKTSDETIARVVAYAAKMGKSPVVVNDCPGFFVNRVLFPYFHAFSLLLRDGVDFQRIDKIMEKQFGWPMGPAYLLDVVGIDTAHHAQAVMAEGFPDRMSKSGRDAIDVMFEAERFGQKNGKGFYRYTTDKKGKPKKEADEAVPALLAPVIEGGQAELSDEDIIARMMVPMINEVARCLEENIIASPAEADIALVYGIGFPPFRGGAFRYVDTLGVDNYVAMADKFSDLGALYHVPTDMKRRAGDKQAYFDVTPVNAPQSA
- a CDS encoding YigZ family protein, with product MPITPYAVPAETVRHELEIKKSRFITYLAHTPGEEEAKQFIQSLRETYPDARHHSWAFVAGRPESSVQWGCGDDGEPAGTAGKPMLAQLSGANVGEVCAVVVRYFGGIKLGTGGLVKAYGSSVQQALGLLTTREVAVTVPYTISCEYAHIDTIESLLKQHDGVQLDAEFSHNVRLNVRIDARYIDAFLDALKNQTRGQAHAHPLDNITVSGS
- the fadA gene encoding acetyl-CoA C-acyltransferase FadA, with protein sequence MNNVVIVDCIRTPMGRSKGGVFRNVRAEDLSAHLMKSLLARNPAVESTSIEDIYWGCVQQTLEQGFNIARNAALLAGIPHSVGATTVNRLCGSSMQALHDAARAIMVGDGDTFIIGGVEHMGHVPMNHGVDFHPGMSKSVAKAAGMMGLTAEMLGRMHGISREMQDQFAARSHARAHAATVEGRFKDEIAPIEGHDADGLLTLVEDDEVIRPETTVESLAGLRPAFDPANGTVTAGSSSALSDGASAMLVMSEEKAKALGLPIRARIRAMGVAGCDPSIMGYGPVPATKKALKRAGLSIDDIDLVELNEAFAAQSLPCVKDLGLMDKVDDKVNLNGGAIALGHPLGCSGARISTTLLHQMERQDATIGLATMCIGLGQGIATVFERV